Proteins encoded by one window of Bos javanicus breed banteng chromosome 22, ARS-OSU_banteng_1.0, whole genome shotgun sequence:
- the TPRA1 gene encoding transmembrane protein adipocyte-associated 1 isoform X1, whose amino-acid sequence MRRQEGPGQAEPRGGGRGVNPAQTQEGKNRLSGRAYWRRLPGGLAAGRMDTWDMGASSPPPLAPNISVPHRCLLLLYEDIGTSRVRYWDLLLLIPNVLFFIFLLWKLPFARAKIRVTSSPIFITFYILVFVVALVGIARAVVSMTVSTSDAATVADKILWEITRFFLLAIELSVVILGLAFGHLESKSSIKRVLAITTVLSLAYSVTQGTLEILYPDAHLSAEDFNIYGHGGRQFWLVSSCFFFLVYSLVVVLPRTPLKERISLPSRRSFYVYAGILALLNLVQGLGSALLCADIIEGLCCVDATTFLYFSFFAPLIYVAFLRGFFGSEPKILFSYKCQVDDTEEPDMHLPQPYAVARREGPEAAGAASTQFDSAGVAYLDDVASLPCHSGSINSLDSERWRAINA is encoded by the exons ATGAGGAGACAGGAGGGGCCAGGCCAGGCGGAGCCTCGTGGTGGGGGCAGAGGAGTGAACCCCGCACAGACGCAGGAGGGGAAGAACAGGCTATCTGGGAGGGCTTACTGGAGGAGGCTGCCTGGAG ggctggCTGCTGGCAGGATGGACACCTGGGACATGGGGGCCAGCTCGCCCCCGCCTCTGGCGCCCAACATCAGCGTGCCGCACCGCTGCCTGCTGCTGCTCTACGAGGACATTGGCACCTCGCG GGTCCGGTACTGGGACCTCCTGCTGCTCATCCCCAATGtgctgtttttcattttcctgctctGGAAGCTTCCATTTGCTCGGGCCAAGATTCGAGTCACCTCCAGCCCCATCTTTATCACGTTTTATATCCTG gTGTTCGTGGTGGCGCTGGTGGGCATTGCCCGGGCGGTGGTGTCCATGACAGTCAGCACGTCAGACGCGGCGACGGTGGCTGACAAG ATCCTGTGGGAGATCACGCGCTTCTTCCTGCTGGCCATCGAGCTGAGCGTGGTCATCCTGGGCCTGGCCTTCG GGCACCTGGAGAGCAAGTCCAGCATCAAGCGGGTGCTGGCCATCACCACGGTGCTGTCGCTGGCCTACTCCGTCACccag GGCACGCTGGAGATCCTGTACCCCGACGCCCACCTGTCGGCCGAGGACTTCAACATTTACGGGCACGGGGGCCGCCAGTTCTGGCTCGTCAGCTCCTGTTTCTTCTTCCTG GTCTACTCCCTGGTGGTGGTGCTCCCCAGGACCCCGCTGAAGGAGCGCATCTCCCTGCCGT CGCGCAGGAGCTTCTACGTGTACGCGGGCATACTGGCGCTGCTCAACCTGGTGCAGGGGCTGGGGAGTGCGCTGCTGTGTGCAGACATCATTGAGGGGCTCTG ctgcGTGGACGCCACCACCTTCctctacttcagcttctttgcGCCCCTCATCTACGTGGCCTTCCTGCGCGGCTTCTTCGG CTCGGAGCCCAAGATTCTCTTCTCCTACAAATGCCAAGTGGACGACACTGAGGAGCCGGACATGCACCTGCCCCAGCCCTACGCCGTGGCCCGGCGGGAGGGCCCGGAGGCGGCCGGGGCGGCCAGCACGCAGTTTGACTCGGCCGGGGTGGCCTACCTGGACGACGTGGCCTCCCTGCCCTGCCACAGCGGGAGCATCAACAGCTTGGACAGTGAGCGCTGGAGGGCCATCAACGCCTGA
- the TPRA1 gene encoding transmembrane protein adipocyte-associated 1 isoform X2, translated as MDTWDMGASSPPPLAPNISVPHRCLLLLYEDIGTSRVRYWDLLLLIPNVLFFIFLLWKLPFARAKIRVTSSPIFITFYILVFVVALVGIARAVVSMTVSTSDAATVADKILWEITRFFLLAIELSVVILGLAFGHLESKSSIKRVLAITTVLSLAYSVTQGTLEILYPDAHLSAEDFNIYGHGGRQFWLVSSCFFFLVYSLVVVLPRTPLKERISLPSRRSFYVYAGILALLNLVQGLGSALLCADIIEGLCCVDATTFLYFSFFAPLIYVAFLRGFFGSEPKILFSYKCQVDDTEEPDMHLPQPYAVARREGPEAAGAASTQFDSAGVAYLDDVASLPCHSGSINSLDSERWRAINA; from the exons ATGGACACCTGGGACATGGGGGCCAGCTCGCCCCCGCCTCTGGCGCCCAACATCAGCGTGCCGCACCGCTGCCTGCTGCTGCTCTACGAGGACATTGGCACCTCGCG GGTCCGGTACTGGGACCTCCTGCTGCTCATCCCCAATGtgctgtttttcattttcctgctctGGAAGCTTCCATTTGCTCGGGCCAAGATTCGAGTCACCTCCAGCCCCATCTTTATCACGTTTTATATCCTG gTGTTCGTGGTGGCGCTGGTGGGCATTGCCCGGGCGGTGGTGTCCATGACAGTCAGCACGTCAGACGCGGCGACGGTGGCTGACAAG ATCCTGTGGGAGATCACGCGCTTCTTCCTGCTGGCCATCGAGCTGAGCGTGGTCATCCTGGGCCTGGCCTTCG GGCACCTGGAGAGCAAGTCCAGCATCAAGCGGGTGCTGGCCATCACCACGGTGCTGTCGCTGGCCTACTCCGTCACccag GGCACGCTGGAGATCCTGTACCCCGACGCCCACCTGTCGGCCGAGGACTTCAACATTTACGGGCACGGGGGCCGCCAGTTCTGGCTCGTCAGCTCCTGTTTCTTCTTCCTG GTCTACTCCCTGGTGGTGGTGCTCCCCAGGACCCCGCTGAAGGAGCGCATCTCCCTGCCGT CGCGCAGGAGCTTCTACGTGTACGCGGGCATACTGGCGCTGCTCAACCTGGTGCAGGGGCTGGGGAGTGCGCTGCTGTGTGCAGACATCATTGAGGGGCTCTG ctgcGTGGACGCCACCACCTTCctctacttcagcttctttgcGCCCCTCATCTACGTGGCCTTCCTGCGCGGCTTCTTCGG CTCGGAGCCCAAGATTCTCTTCTCCTACAAATGCCAAGTGGACGACACTGAGGAGCCGGACATGCACCTGCCCCAGCCCTACGCCGTGGCCCGGCGGGAGGGCCCGGAGGCGGCCGGGGCGGCCAGCACGCAGTTTGACTCGGCCGGGGTGGCCTACCTGGACGACGTGGCCTCCCTGCCCTGCCACAGCGGGAGCATCAACAGCTTGGACAGTGAGCGCTGGAGGGCCATCAACGCCTGA